One stretch of Burkholderia oklahomensis C6786 DNA includes these proteins:
- a CDS encoding TonB-dependent siderophore receptor: MGNEGCTQPIVNESSIMDSFCNRNSRGSAFADPARSPAEPAARTRRAARGHGRPPAVQDGQAPAPQFTPRRIVTRLAAAALFSAFAAPAVSNAAQPAAATRAYDIPAGPLEAALNRFGREAGILLAFPGELTAGLQSPGLHGRADTAAALDRLLTGTGLVAVRQPSGGYTLVRLPAAAAASAATAGLATDTTLPTVPVRASGLHADSYRPPREAAGLRSDAPLSEVPQAVNVVPQQVLRDQRPRNLDDALANVSGITQGNTLGSTQDTVMKRGFGDNRDGSVMRNGMPIVQGRSLNATTDSVEVLKGPASLLYGIMDPGGVINVVAKQPRLARHNAISVLGSTYGHGRNGGEVTFDSTGAIGDSRLAYRLIVDQTSEQYWRNYGEHRETLVAPSLAWYGRDTQVVLSYEYRRFLMPFDRGTALDPRTKEPLAIPSRRRLDEPFNDMRGESNLAQLTVDHQLAPDWKAHIGYSYNRETYDANQIRITAVDPVKGTLTRSNDATHGSRSTDSYGIAYVDGRVTLAGMRHDVQFGVDSEYRQVYRADMLRQAIKTPFSYLDPAYGLIPPSTSVSASDSDQSDTLHTASVFFQDSIHLTDKWILVGGARFVRYSQLAGRGRPFHVNTSLNGTKWLPRAGIVYKWNDALSLYGSYTQSLKPTSKIAPMTGGYVIDGSTAPEEGTSWELGAKLDMPSGLTGTLAFFNIDKKNVLVSQYDDATNQTDWRTSGRARSRGIELDVSGRIGERWNVIASYAYIDAKTTDDPLYAGNRLWNVAQHTASLAAVYDAGPVFGGDDLRIGAAGRYVGARPGDSANSFTLPAYATADAFATYDTRIGKQKLQFQLNVKNLFNRTYYPSSVNRYFVSVGDARQVSLLTTLQF; this comes from the coding sequence ATGGGGAATGAAGGCTGCACTCAACCCATCGTCAACGAGTCATCGATCATGGATTCATTCTGCAATCGCAATTCGCGCGGCAGCGCGTTCGCGGACCCGGCACGCTCGCCGGCCGAACCGGCGGCGCGCACCCGGCGCGCCGCGCGCGGGCACGGCCGACCGCCCGCAGTGCAAGACGGCCAAGCGCCCGCGCCGCAGTTCACACCGCGCCGCATCGTCACGCGTCTCGCCGCCGCCGCGCTGTTCTCGGCGTTCGCCGCGCCCGCGGTGTCGAACGCCGCGCAGCCCGCGGCCGCGACGCGCGCATACGACATCCCGGCCGGTCCGCTCGAAGCCGCGCTGAACCGCTTCGGCCGCGAGGCCGGCATCCTGCTGGCGTTTCCGGGCGAGCTGACCGCGGGCCTGCAAAGCCCCGGCCTGCACGGCCGCGCCGATACGGCCGCGGCGCTCGACCGGCTGCTGACGGGCACGGGCCTCGTCGCGGTCAGGCAGCCGAGCGGCGGCTACACGCTCGTCAGGCTGCCCGCGGCTGCGGCCGCGTCTGCCGCGACGGCGGGGCTCGCGACCGACACGACGCTGCCGACGGTCCCGGTGCGCGCGAGCGGCCTGCACGCGGACAGCTACCGGCCGCCGCGCGAGGCGGCGGGGCTGCGCAGCGATGCGCCGCTGTCGGAGGTGCCGCAGGCCGTCAACGTCGTGCCGCAGCAGGTGCTGCGCGATCAGCGTCCGCGCAACCTCGACGACGCGCTCGCGAACGTGAGCGGCATCACGCAGGGCAACACGCTCGGCAGCACGCAGGACACGGTGATGAAGCGCGGCTTCGGCGACAACCGCGACGGCTCGGTGATGCGCAACGGCATGCCGATCGTCCAGGGCCGCTCGCTGAACGCGACGACGGACAGCGTCGAAGTGCTGAAGGGGCCGGCGTCGCTGCTGTACGGGATCATGGACCCGGGCGGGGTGATCAACGTCGTCGCGAAGCAGCCGCGGCTCGCGCGCCACAACGCGATCTCGGTGCTCGGCTCGACCTACGGGCACGGCCGGAACGGCGGCGAAGTCACGTTCGACTCGACGGGTGCGATCGGCGACTCGCGGCTCGCGTACCGGCTGATCGTCGATCAGACAAGCGAGCAGTACTGGCGCAACTACGGCGAGCATCGCGAGACGCTCGTCGCGCCGTCGCTCGCGTGGTACGGCCGCGACACACAGGTCGTGCTGTCGTACGAGTATCGCCGGTTCCTGATGCCGTTCGATCGCGGCACCGCGCTCGACCCGCGCACGAAGGAGCCGCTCGCGATCCCGAGCCGCCGCCGCCTCGACGAGCCGTTCAACGACATGCGCGGCGAATCGAATCTCGCGCAACTGACGGTCGATCACCAGCTCGCGCCCGACTGGAAGGCGCACATCGGCTACAGCTACAACCGCGAGACCTACGATGCCAACCAGATTCGCATCACGGCGGTCGACCCGGTCAAGGGCACGCTCACGCGCAGCAACGACGCGACGCACGGCTCGCGCAGCACCGACAGCTACGGGATCGCATACGTCGACGGCCGCGTGACGCTCGCCGGGATGCGGCACGACGTGCAGTTCGGCGTCGACAGCGAATACCGGCAGGTCTATCGCGCGGACATGCTGCGCCAGGCGATCAAGACGCCGTTCAGCTATCTGGACCCGGCGTACGGGCTGATCCCGCCGTCGACGAGCGTGTCGGCGTCGGACAGCGACCAGAGCGACACGCTGCACACCGCGTCGGTGTTCTTCCAGGACAGCATCCACCTGACCGACAAGTGGATTCTCGTCGGCGGCGCGCGCTTCGTCCGCTACAGCCAGCTCGCGGGACGCGGCCGTCCGTTCCACGTCAACACGAGCCTGAACGGCACGAAATGGCTGCCGCGCGCGGGCATCGTCTACAAGTGGAACGACGCGCTGTCGCTGTACGGCAGCTACACGCAGTCGCTGAAGCCGACCTCGAAGATCGCGCCGATGACGGGCGGCTACGTGATCGACGGCTCGACGGCGCCCGAAGAGGGCACGTCGTGGGAGCTCGGCGCGAAGCTCGACATGCCGAGCGGGCTGACCGGCACGCTCGCGTTCTTCAACATCGACAAGAAGAACGTGCTCGTGTCGCAGTACGACGACGCGACGAACCAGACCGACTGGCGCACGTCCGGCCGCGCGCGCTCGCGCGGGATCGAGCTCGACGTGTCGGGACGGATCGGCGAGCGCTGGAACGTGATCGCGAGCTACGCGTACATCGACGCGAAGACGACCGACGATCCGCTTTACGCGGGCAACCGGTTGTGGAACGTCGCGCAGCACACGGCGTCGCTTGCGGCCGTCTACGACGCGGGTCCCGTGTTCGGCGGCGACGACCTGCGGATCGGCGCGGCGGGCCGCTACGTCGGCGCGCGGCCGGGCGATTCGGCGAACAGCTTCACGCTGCCCGCGTACGCGACCGCCGATGCGTTCGCGACCTACGACACGCGGATCGGCAAGCAGAAGCTGCAGTTCCAGCTGAACGTGAAGAATCTGTTCAACCGGACGTACTACCCGTCGAGCGTGAACCGGTACTTCGTGTCGGTCGGCGACGCGCGGCAGGTGTCGCTGCTGACGACGCTGCAGTTCTGA
- a CDS encoding FecR domain-containing protein, producing the protein MSGAERFGGPPAVPAAVARRAVEWWIELGSGRATDAMRARLARWRAEDPAHDAAWRHIEAVNGRLGRVADTLSAQAARAALLPSRSRGRRAAVKSLAVLLFAGGAAWTAGICAPWRAWGADVRTAVGERRTVTLADGTTVVLNTDSAIDVRFDDTTRSVRLLRGEIMVTSGRDAARAVARPLVIATAHGDVRPVGTRFSVRERGDATRVDVFEGAVRVAPLRPAGEPRVIAAGQGADFTRDALAGPPRAIGGDAGAWADGMLVASNLRLADLLAEIDRYRPGRVRCDAAVANLRVSGTYPLDDPDRILDTLRETLPVDVEYVTRYWVTVVAARE; encoded by the coding sequence ATGAGCGGGGCGGAGCGCTTCGGCGGGCCGCCTGCGGTGCCCGCGGCCGTCGCGCGGCGCGCGGTCGAGTGGTGGATCGAGCTCGGCTCGGGCCGCGCGACCGACGCGATGCGCGCGCGCCTCGCGCGCTGGCGCGCGGAGGATCCGGCGCACGACGCCGCATGGCGGCACATCGAGGCGGTCAACGGACGGCTCGGCCGCGTCGCCGACACGCTGAGCGCGCAGGCGGCCCGCGCCGCGCTGCTGCCGTCGCGTTCGCGCGGGCGGCGCGCGGCGGTCAAGTCGCTCGCGGTCCTGCTGTTCGCGGGCGGCGCCGCGTGGACCGCCGGCATCTGTGCGCCATGGCGCGCGTGGGGCGCGGACGTGCGCACGGCGGTCGGCGAGCGGCGCACGGTCACGCTCGCGGACGGCACGACGGTCGTCCTCAACACCGACAGCGCGATCGACGTCCGCTTCGACGACACGACGCGCAGCGTGCGCCTGCTGCGCGGCGAGATCATGGTGACGAGCGGCCGCGACGCGGCGCGCGCGGTCGCGCGGCCGCTCGTGATCGCGACCGCGCACGGCGATGTGCGGCCGGTCGGCACACGCTTCTCGGTGCGCGAGCGCGGCGATGCGACGCGCGTCGACGTGTTCGAAGGCGCGGTGCGGGTCGCGCCGCTGCGCCCGGCCGGCGAGCCGCGCGTGATCGCGGCCGGGCAGGGCGCGGACTTCACGCGCGATGCGCTCGCCGGGCCGCCGCGCGCGATCGGCGGCGATGCGGGCGCGTGGGCCGACGGGATGCTCGTCGCGTCGAACCTGCGCCTGGCCGACCTGCTCGCCGAGATCGACCGCTACCGCCCGGGCCGCGTGCGCTGCGACGCGGCGGTCGCGAACCTCCGCGTGTCGGGCACGTACCCGCTCGACGACCCCGACCGCATCCTCGATACGCTGCGCGAGACGCTGCCCGTCGACGTCGAATACGTGACCCGCTACTGGGTGACGGTCGTCGCCGCGCGCGAATGA
- a CDS encoding sigma-70 family RNA polymerase sigma factor, with product MPANTLPLQREIAALYTGHRGWLHGWLSKKLGCGERAADLVHDTFIRLLARDEPIDAAEPRAFLTTVAQRVLYNHWRRERLERAYLDALAQLPEAVAPSPETRAILFETLLEIERMLDGLPAAVKRAFLLAQLDGMTHAQIAAELRVSLATVKRYLVKAGAQCYFAIAA from the coding sequence ATGCCGGCCAACACTCTGCCTTTGCAGCGGGAGATCGCTGCGCTCTACACCGGTCATCGCGGCTGGCTGCACGGCTGGCTGTCGAAGAAGCTCGGCTGCGGCGAACGCGCGGCCGATCTCGTCCACGACACGTTCATCCGCCTCCTCGCACGCGACGAGCCGATCGACGCGGCCGAGCCGCGCGCGTTCCTGACGACGGTCGCGCAGCGCGTGCTGTACAACCACTGGCGGCGCGAGCGGCTCGAGCGCGCATATCTCGACGCGCTTGCGCAATTGCCGGAGGCGGTCGCGCCTTCGCCGGAGACGCGCGCGATCCTGTTCGAGACGCTGCTCGAGATCGAGCGAATGCTCGACGGGCTGCCCGCCGCGGTCAAGCGCGCGTTCCTGCTCGCGCAGCTCGACGGGATGACGCACGCGCAGATCGCGGCCGAGCTGCGCGTGTCGCTCGCGACCGTCAAGCGCTACCTCGTGAAGGCGGGCGCGCAGTGCTACTTCGCGATTGCCGCATGA
- a CDS encoding YceI family protein, producing the protein MDAAGSCGKAVATLACVVCAWLAPGVGVGAGGAAGAADAEPAVALDASLQAAPRYRLDPRRSGVTFRVDNFWHAHLTMRFTRMRAELASADDDLVASRVDVTIDAASLGANVPFVAALVKGSAMLDVARYPEIRFVGTRFVRTGAATGLLTGDLTIRATTRPITLAVAFDAGPRDANPHDAGQRDAVRRDISPRDAVQRDADPRDASPRDANLRDATPRAAHTLAFVADGHFSRTAFGLSRWLPAVGDDVRMRIQAEFVRERADP; encoded by the coding sequence ATGGATGCGGCCGGCTCATGCGGGAAAGCAGTCGCGACGCTCGCGTGCGTCGTGTGCGCGTGGCTCGCGCCGGGCGTGGGTGTGGGCGCGGGCGGCGCGGCAGGCGCAGCGGATGCCGAACCGGCCGTCGCGCTCGACGCGTCGCTGCAAGCGGCGCCGCGCTACCGGCTCGATCCGCGGCGCTCCGGCGTCACGTTCCGCGTCGACAATTTCTGGCACGCGCATCTGACGATGCGCTTCACGCGGATGCGCGCGGAGCTTGCCAGCGCCGACGACGATCTCGTCGCGAGCCGTGTCGACGTGACGATCGATGCGGCAAGCCTCGGCGCGAACGTGCCGTTCGTCGCCGCGCTCGTCAAGGGTTCGGCGATGCTCGACGTCGCCCGCTATCCGGAGATCCGCTTCGTCGGCACGCGCTTCGTGCGCACGGGCGCGGCGACGGGCCTCTTGACCGGCGACCTGACGATCCGCGCGACGACGCGGCCGATCACGCTTGCCGTCGCGTTCGACGCTGGTCCGCGCGACGCCAATCCGCACGACGCCGGGCAGCGCGACGCGGTTCGGCGGGACATCAGTCCGCGCGATGCCGTTCAGCGCGACGCTGATCCGCGCGACGCTAGTCCGCGCGACGCCAATCTACGCGACGCGACCCCGCGCGCCGCACACACGCTCGCGTTCGTCGCCGACGGCCACTTCAGCCGGACGGCGTTCGGGCTGTCGCGCTGGCTGCCCGCCGTCGGCGACGACGTGCGGATGCGGATCCAGGCCGAATTCGTCAGGGAGCGCGCGGATCCGTAA
- a CDS encoding anti-sigma factor family protein — translation MSDDLDPTVAPESDEPGLLALSAFVDGELPEAERRAVAERLADDAHAADVASHYRAQRAALRALFADPAAQSGGPCVVLRVRTPWWRRAAFAGGALAAGVALGWLSGAVAPQFAAPAAAQTAFARQANLAYAVYAPDARHPVEVAAGRDGALAAWLSARIGRRIVAPSLDEYGFALLGGRLLPGAAGPAAQFMYESPAGGRLALYASASAQRETAVKLLRDGDRRTFYWVSDHTAYALSGQLAEDRLRAIAVDVCGELGGHPERWR, via the coding sequence ATGAGCGACGATCTCGATCCCACTGTCGCGCCGGAATCCGACGAACCGGGGCTGCTCGCGCTGTCGGCGTTCGTCGACGGCGAGCTGCCGGAAGCGGAGCGTCGCGCGGTCGCCGAGCGGCTCGCCGACGATGCGCACGCGGCGGACGTCGCGTCGCACTATCGCGCGCAGCGCGCGGCGTTGCGCGCGCTGTTCGCCGATCCCGCCGCGCAGAGCGGCGGCCCGTGCGTCGTGCTGCGCGTGCGCACGCCTTGGTGGCGGCGCGCCGCGTTCGCGGGCGGCGCGCTGGCGGCGGGCGTCGCGCTCGGGTGGCTGAGCGGCGCGGTCGCGCCGCAATTTGCGGCGCCCGCCGCCGCGCAGACGGCTTTCGCGCGCCAGGCGAATCTCGCATACGCGGTCTACGCGCCCGACGCGCGGCACCCGGTCGAGGTCGCCGCCGGCCGCGACGGCGCGCTCGCCGCGTGGCTGTCGGCGCGGATCGGCCGGCGAATCGTCGCGCCGTCGCTCGACGAATACGGCTTCGCGCTGCTCGGCGGCCGGCTGCTGCCGGGCGCGGCCGGCCCCGCCGCGCAGTTCATGTACGAGAGCCCGGCGGGGGGGCGGCTCGCGCTCTACGCGAGCGCGTCCGCGCAACGCGAGACGGCGGTCAAGCTGCTGCGCGACGGCGACCGGCGCACGTTCTACTGGGTCAGCGACCACACTGCGTACGCGCTGTCCGGCCAGCTCGCCGAAGACCGGCTGCGCGCGATCGCGGTCGACGTCTGCGGCGAGCTCGGCGGCCATCCTGAACGATGGCGGTAG
- a CDS encoding sigma-70 family RNA polymerase sigma factor: MSFETDVVGWLPQLRRYARALTGDPAWADDLVQDTAERALARMRAFRPDSNLRAWLLTILRHLYIDQLRARREFAVDEDDGPWRTLEAPTGQVDALVLRDVQRMLYRLPLEQREVLLLVCVEELSYQEASAVLGVPVGTVMSRLSRAREHMRALLTDAPHRRPLSFTAARNQR; the protein is encoded by the coding sequence GTGAGCTTCGAAACGGACGTCGTCGGCTGGCTGCCGCAGCTGCGCCGCTACGCGCGCGCGCTGACGGGCGATCCCGCGTGGGCCGACGACCTGGTGCAGGACACCGCCGAGCGCGCGCTCGCGCGGATGCGTGCGTTTCGCCCTGACAGCAACCTGCGCGCATGGCTGTTGACGATCCTGCGCCATCTGTACATCGACCAGTTGCGCGCGCGCCGCGAATTCGCCGTCGACGAAGACGACGGCCCGTGGCGCACGCTCGAGGCGCCGACCGGTCAGGTCGATGCGCTCGTGTTGCGCGACGTGCAGCGGATGCTGTACCGGCTGCCGCTCGAGCAGCGCGAAGTGCTGCTGCTCGTGTGCGTCGAGGAATTGAGCTATCAGGAGGCGTCGGCGGTGCTCGGCGTGCCGGTCGGCACGGTGATGTCGCGGCTGTCGCGCGCGCGGGAGCACATGCGCGCGCTTTTGACCGACGCGCCGCATCGACGACCGTTGTCCTTCACCGCAGCGAGAAATCAACGATGA
- a CDS encoding helix-turn-helix transcriptional regulator has translation MPERSDRLDFYIRDEATRRAITEPHRHAYFQIQFNLGGDTEQQIGGVTRPFPRGALAFVLPYREHLIPHPPGAHFVVINFSLAFLRADLDVDPLDLEDVSAQRAPELAPFRFQEHLDFILTGAAFDDARRLAQRMLETDRARTFGSAPLLRGFLLQLIGLVCTRYAGPLTKLAQNGAHRAGRRDAFARVLRHVRANLTNEELTLAGTARAAFLSPNYLAHLIRKETGSTFTDLVTERRIALAQSLLAHTTRRIADIAHAVGFRDEGYFSRRFRACVGVSPKDYRDANGAPDAAVAPAAEDAKDAAGAARANGAVRAAAKPRA, from the coding sequence ATGCCCGAGCGCAGCGACCGCCTCGACTTCTATATCCGCGACGAGGCCACCCGCCGGGCGATCACCGAGCCGCACCGGCACGCGTACTTTCAGATCCAGTTCAACCTGGGCGGCGACACCGAGCAGCAAATCGGCGGCGTCACGCGTCCGTTCCCGCGCGGCGCGCTCGCGTTCGTGCTGCCGTACCGCGAGCATCTGATTCCGCATCCGCCGGGTGCACACTTCGTCGTGATCAACTTTTCGCTGGCGTTCCTGCGCGCCGACCTCGATGTCGATCCGCTCGACCTCGAAGACGTGTCCGCGCAGCGCGCGCCCGAGCTCGCGCCGTTCCGCTTCCAGGAGCACCTCGATTTCATCCTGACGGGCGCGGCGTTCGACGACGCGCGCCGCCTCGCGCAGCGGATGCTCGAAACCGACCGCGCGCGCACGTTCGGCTCGGCGCCGCTGTTGCGCGGCTTCCTGCTGCAACTGATCGGGCTCGTCTGCACGCGGTATGCGGGGCCGCTCACGAAGCTCGCGCAGAACGGCGCGCACCGCGCGGGCCGCCGCGACGCGTTCGCGCGCGTGCTGCGCCACGTGCGCGCGAACCTGACGAACGAAGAGCTGACGCTCGCGGGCACCGCGCGCGCGGCGTTCCTGTCGCCGAACTACCTCGCGCACCTGATCCGCAAGGAAACCGGCAGCACGTTCACCGATCTCGTCACCGAGCGGCGGATCGCGCTCGCGCAGTCGCTGCTCGCGCACACGACACGGCGGATCGCCGACATCGCGCACGCGGTCGGCTTTCGCGACGAAGGCTATTTCTCGCGGCGCTTTCGCGCGTGCGTCGGCGTGTCGCCGAAAGACTACCGCGACGCGAACGGCGCGCCCGACGCCGCCGTCGCGCCAGCCGCCGAGGATGCGAAGGACGCCGCTGGCGCTGCCCGCGCAAACGGCGCGGTCCGGGCGGCCGCGAAGCCGCGCGCGTAG
- a CDS encoding fumarylacetoacetate hydrolase family protein has product MTDYVFAPPAVPSVGIAGSAARFPVRRVFCVGRNYADHAREMGADPNREPPFFFSKPADAIVPASGTVPYPTLTSDLHHEIELVIAIGRGGRAIAADSALGHVWGYGVGVDLTRRDLQAEAKKAGRPWDWAKGFDASGPLTALYPAASIGHPQRGRIWLAVNGDARQQGDLADMIWPIPDIVSYASRAVELRAGDLIFTGTPAGVAALQPGDRVTGGVDGVASFEFVVGEKPAA; this is encoded by the coding sequence ATGACCGATTACGTTTTCGCGCCGCCTGCCGTTCCGTCCGTCGGGATCGCCGGCTCCGCCGCGCGCTTTCCGGTGCGCCGCGTGTTCTGCGTCGGCCGCAACTACGCGGACCACGCACGCGAGATGGGCGCCGATCCGAACCGCGAGCCGCCGTTCTTCTTCTCGAAGCCGGCCGACGCGATCGTGCCCGCGAGCGGCACGGTGCCGTATCCGACGCTCACGTCCGACCTGCATCACGAGATCGAGCTCGTGATCGCGATCGGCCGCGGCGGCCGCGCGATCGCCGCCGATTCGGCGCTCGGCCACGTGTGGGGCTACGGCGTCGGCGTCGACCTGACGCGACGCGATCTGCAGGCTGAAGCGAAGAAAGCGGGCCGGCCGTGGGATTGGGCGAAGGGCTTCGACGCGTCGGGTCCGCTGACGGCGCTCTATCCGGCCGCGTCGATCGGCCATCCGCAGCGCGGTCGGATCTGGCTCGCGGTCAACGGCGACGCGCGCCAGCAAGGCGACCTCGCCGACATGATCTGGCCCATCCCCGACATCGTCAGCTACGCGTCGCGCGCGGTCGAGCTGCGCGCGGGCGACCTGATCTTCACCGGCACGCCGGCGGGCGTCGCCGCGCTGCAGCCGGGCGACCGCGTGACGGGCGGCGTCGACGGCGTCGCGTCGTTCGAATTCGTCGTCGGGGAGAAGCCGGCGGCG